One Tamlana carrageenivorans genomic region harbors:
- a CDS encoding YicC/YloC family endoribonuclease has product MIYSMTGYGKSVLQLPTKKVTIELKSLNSKNLDLNARMPAIYREKELAIRKVLADQLIRGKVDFSIYVETTAEDTSTQINIPAVKQYMAQLKNIVDGNDVELLKMAVRFPDALNTVREEIDESEWKTIESHIENAINDLNSYRLNEGKVLEKDFNQRINTIDHILEKVITMDPERVEGVRERLLKGIEELKEKYDENRFEQELVYYIEKFDITEEKVRLKNHLNYFTETINSKDSNGKKLGFISQEIGREINTIGSKSNYAPMQQLVVQMKDELEKIKEQLLNVL; this is encoded by the coding sequence ATGATATATTCAATGACGGGTTACGGAAAATCTGTTTTGCAACTACCTACTAAAAAAGTAACCATAGAGCTAAAATCTTTAAACAGTAAGAATTTAGATTTAAATGCTAGAATGCCTGCAATTTATCGTGAAAAAGAACTTGCCATTCGAAAAGTTTTAGCCGATCAATTGATTAGAGGTAAGGTAGATTTTTCTATTTATGTAGAAACTACTGCTGAAGACACTTCTACACAAATAAACATTCCTGCAGTAAAGCAGTACATGGCTCAGTTAAAAAACATTGTAGATGGAAACGACGTTGAATTACTTAAAATGGCGGTTCGTTTTCCCGACGCTCTAAATACAGTAAGAGAAGAAATTGATGAATCGGAATGGAAAACTATAGAATCCCATATTGAAAACGCTATAAACGATTTAAACAGCTACCGTTTAAATGAAGGTAAAGTTTTAGAAAAAGACTTTAACCAGCGTATTAATACCATTGATCACATTCTCGAAAAGGTGATCACCATGGATCCCGAACGTGTTGAAGGGGTGCGTGAACGTTTATTAAAAGGTATTGAAGAATTAAAAGAAAAATATGATGAAAACCGCTTCGAGCAGGAATTGGTTTATTATATCGAAAAATTTGATATCACCGAAGAGAAAGTGCGCTTAAAAAACCACTTAAACTATTTTACTGAAACCATAAACTCTAAGGATTCTAACGGTAAAAAATTAGGCTTTATTAGTCAGGAAATAGGACGTGAAATTAACACCATAGGCTCTAAAAGCAACTATGCCCCTATGCAACAGTTAGTGGTTCAAATGAAAGACGAATTAGAAAAAATTAAAGAACAACTATTAAACGTGCTTTAA